One window of Vibrio sinaloensis genomic DNA carries:
- the ppk2 gene encoding polyphosphate kinase 2 — protein MGKKKLDKKFYEQELEQLQIELVKLQEWVKHQGLKVVVIFEGRDAAGKGGVIKRITEKLNPRVCRVAALPAPTEKEKTQWYFQRYVAHLPSAGEMVLFDRSWYNRAGVEKVMGFCSDEQYEEFLHSCPEFERMLQRSGIILIKYWFSVSDEEQEKRFLGRINTPIKRWKFSPMDLESRNRWAEYSEAKDKMFAYTDTKQCPWWVVPSDDKKRARLNCISHLLSQIDYQELSYPEIELPEINKEGYIRKPMDDQTFVPEKY, from the coding sequence ATGGGTAAGAAGAAACTAGACAAAAAGTTCTACGAGCAAGAGCTAGAGCAGTTGCAAATAGAGCTGGTCAAACTACAAGAGTGGGTCAAACACCAAGGACTCAAAGTGGTGGTGATCTTTGAAGGCCGCGATGCCGCAGGGAAAGGCGGCGTCATTAAACGCATTACCGAAAAGCTCAACCCACGTGTCTGCCGTGTCGCCGCACTCCCCGCTCCTACCGAAAAAGAGAAAACCCAGTGGTATTTCCAACGCTATGTGGCACACCTGCCTTCGGCAGGCGAAATGGTACTGTTTGACCGCAGTTGGTATAACCGCGCTGGCGTAGAAAAAGTCATGGGGTTTTGCAGCGATGAGCAGTATGAAGAGTTTCTCCATTCATGCCCTGAGTTTGAACGCATGTTGCAGCGCTCCGGCATTATCTTGATTAAGTACTGGTTTTCCGTTTCAGATGAAGAGCAAGAAAAACGGTTCTTAGGCCGAATCAATACCCCGATTAAACGCTGGAAGTTTAGCCCAATGGATCTGGAGTCACGCAATCGCTGGGCAGAATACTCGGAAGCCAAAGACAAGATGTTTGCCTACACCGACACCAAACAGTGCCCTTGGTGGGTGGTGCCGTCCGATGATAAAAAACGGGCCAGGCTCAACTGCATTAGTCATTTATTAAGCCAAATAGACTATCAAGAGCTCAGTTACCCAGAAATAGAACTGCCGGAAATCAATAAAGAGGGGTATATTCGCAAACCTATGGATGACCAAACCTTCGTTCCCGAAAAGTATTAA
- a CDS encoding YebG family protein yields the protein MAVIVKYVVERNGEEKMTFTSKAEADAYDKMLDMADELFELLGKSELLEDEGKQEDLAMFLAQNKEEVLYALGAKRKPAPKKAKKVTPVDDEPAQEDAA from the coding sequence ATGGCTGTAATCGTCAAGTACGTGGTAGAACGCAACGGAGAAGAGAAAATGACTTTTACCTCTAAAGCGGAAGCTGACGCATATGACAAAATGCTCGATATGGCAGATGAGCTTTTTGAGCTACTAGGTAAAAGTGAATTGCTAGAAGATGAAGGCAAGCAAGAAGACTTGGCGATGTTCCTAGCACAAAACAAAGAAGAGGTGCTTTACGCACTGGGTGCCAAGCGCAAGCCGGCGCCTAAGAAAGCGAAAAAAGTCACTCCAGTTGACGACGAGCCAGCGCAAGAAGACGCCGCTTAA
- a CDS encoding DUF2160 domain-containing protein, protein MAWMAWTTPSALFFLGIALILLTMTIREIRTPCIERKGFLPITTTRGDRLFIGLLSSAYIHLGFVGFSELTIWVPFTLSVIWLGTVLKWG, encoded by the coding sequence ATGGCTTGGATGGCATGGACTACCCCTTCAGCGCTGTTTTTTCTCGGTATTGCGCTGATTCTATTGACGATGACGATTCGTGAAATTCGTACGCCATGTATTGAGCGTAAAGGGTTTCTACCGATCACCACCACACGTGGCGACCGGTTATTTATCGGTTTGTTGAGCTCAGCTTATATCCATCTTGGATTTGTTGGCTTCTCTGAACTGACAATTTGGGTGCCATTTACCCTCTCGGTAATTTGGCTGGGTACAGTTTTGAAATGGGGATAA
- a CDS encoding ABC transporter ATP-binding protein, producing MSLTLEQVSKYVDGEMHISDVNLTFEPGSFNVLLGRTLAGKTSLMRLIAGLDRPTSGRIWVNGIDVTGVSVRERNISMVYQQFINYPNLTVFENVASPLRLAGMAEKEIQERVHATAEMLRITEHLNKHPLELSGGQQQRTAMARALVKDAEIILFDEPLVNLDYKLREELRQEMRELFQTRHTIAIYATTEPNEALALGGTTTILHEGKVIQSGPTAAVYHHPDNVDSATLFSEPPINLISGDITANEVTFDQSAHFPLNQSLSKLDKGEYQFGIRPSHLSLLPKNDDDVELTVQVEVAEISGSETFLHVRNAHLDMVLHLPGVHSYDVDETIKIYIPIHKFYVFGMDSNLIHAPIRDVRG from the coding sequence GTGTCATTAACACTTGAGCAGGTAAGCAAATACGTTGACGGAGAGATGCACATCTCTGATGTTAACCTCACCTTTGAGCCTGGTTCGTTTAACGTGTTGCTTGGGCGCACATTGGCGGGCAAGACCTCTTTGATGCGGCTTATTGCTGGGCTGGATCGTCCCACCTCGGGAAGAATATGGGTCAATGGTATCGACGTGACCGGCGTGTCGGTGCGCGAACGCAATATTTCAATGGTTTACCAGCAATTCATCAACTATCCAAACTTGACTGTGTTTGAGAACGTGGCCTCGCCACTACGTTTAGCCGGCATGGCGGAGAAAGAGATTCAAGAGCGAGTCCATGCCACCGCGGAAATGTTGCGCATAACTGAGCACTTGAACAAGCATCCACTGGAGCTTTCTGGTGGTCAGCAGCAACGCACGGCCATGGCGCGCGCTTTAGTAAAAGATGCGGAAATCATTTTGTTTGATGAGCCGCTGGTCAACCTCGACTACAAACTCCGCGAAGAGCTGCGCCAAGAGATGCGTGAGCTGTTCCAAACTCGCCACACCATTGCGATTTACGCCACCACCGAGCCCAATGAGGCGCTCGCGCTTGGCGGAACCACCACTATCTTACATGAGGGTAAGGTTATTCAGTCGGGGCCGACCGCTGCGGTTTATCACCACCCAGATAATGTCGATTCTGCCACCTTGTTTAGCGAGCCACCAATCAACTTGATCTCCGGCGATATTACCGCCAACGAAGTGACTTTTGATCAGAGCGCGCATTTTCCGCTCAATCAGTCGTTGAGCAAGCTTGATAAAGGCGAGTATCAATTTGGCATTCGCCCTAGCCACCTTAGCTTACTGCCTAAAAATGATGATGACGTTGAACTGACGGTGCAGGTCGAAGTAGCCGAGATCAGTGGCTCGGAAACCTTCCTCCATGTGCGCAATGCTCATTTAGATATGGTGCTGCATCTCCCCGGCGTACACAGCTACGACGTTGACGAGACGATCAAAATTTATATTCCAATCCACAAATTCTATGTCTTCGGTATGGATAGCAACCTTATTCATGCCCCGATTCGTGATGTTAGGGGATAG
- a CDS encoding ABC transporter ATP-binding protein, giving the protein MVQITLNSLAHTYDKKPTAASTYAIKEMNHVWKQGGAYALLGPSGCGKSTLLNIISGLMSPSQGDVMFDDVRVNELRPQDRNIAQVFQFPVIYDTMTVYDNLAFPLRNMKVHKAKIHSKVTEIAEILELTNVLSKKAQHLTADEKQKVSMGRGLVRDDVSAILFDEPLTVIDPQLKWKLRRKLKQIHQQFNITMVYVTHDQLEASTFADEIAVMYNGQIVQFGTPRELFERPNHTFVGYFIGSPGMNLLEVSPTENGVQFDDVEVPLSEAYRHAIANAASQNIKIGIRPEFVHVWEKGHDSALLCDVLHVEDLGTYKIVTLKLGNQEIKARLQEDQVVPQHQAYISFPEQWTMLYVDEFLVNVGEE; this is encoded by the coding sequence ATGGTTCAAATAACACTTAATTCATTGGCTCACACCTATGATAAAAAGCCAACCGCGGCATCCACTTATGCCATCAAGGAGATGAACCATGTGTGGAAGCAAGGAGGCGCTTACGCACTGCTTGGGCCTTCAGGTTGTGGTAAGTCGACCTTGCTTAACATCATTTCAGGGTTGATGAGTCCATCTCAGGGCGATGTGATGTTTGACGACGTTCGAGTCAATGAACTTCGTCCGCAAGATCGCAACATTGCGCAGGTTTTCCAGTTCCCGGTTATCTACGACACCATGACGGTGTACGACAACCTGGCGTTTCCACTGCGCAATATGAAAGTCCATAAAGCCAAAATTCACTCTAAGGTGACGGAAATCGCCGAAATCTTGGAGCTGACCAATGTGCTGTCTAAAAAAGCTCAGCACCTCACGGCCGATGAGAAACAGAAAGTGTCGATGGGACGCGGTTTGGTGCGTGACGATGTGTCGGCGATTTTGTTTGATGAGCCACTAACGGTCATCGATCCACAGCTGAAATGGAAACTGCGCCGCAAGCTAAAGCAGATCCACCAGCAGTTCAACATCACCATGGTCTACGTTACCCACGACCAACTTGAAGCCTCGACCTTTGCCGACGAAATTGCGGTGATGTACAACGGTCAGATCGTGCAATTTGGTACTCCGCGCGAGCTGTTCGAGCGGCCCAATCACACCTTTGTTGGCTATTTCATTGGCAGCCCGGGCATGAACTTGCTCGAAGTCTCGCCAACAGAGAATGGTGTTCAATTTGATGACGTTGAAGTGCCATTGTCCGAAGCCTATCGCCATGCCATTGCTAATGCCGCGAGCCAAAACATCAAAATCGGTATTCGTCCGGAGTTTGTTCATGTGTGGGAGAAGGGACACGACTCGGCGCTGCTGTGTGATGTTCTGCATGTCGAAGATTTGGGTACTTACAAAATTGTCACGTTGAAGCTTGGCAATCAAGAGATCAAAGCGCGCCTTCAGGAGGATCAAGTGGTGCCACAACATCAAGCGTATATCAGCTTCCCAGAGCAATGGACCATGCTGTATGTCGATGAATTTCTTGTCAATGTGGGAGAAGAGTGA
- a CDS encoding sigma-54-dependent Fis family transcriptional regulator, translating into MDNKHQSIIKQSWQRCRDAGLVHHSHPIIEMETGHAFDLTLEEHSGLIATTQQKVLPFYDSLLANSNCLITLANPQGQVLNSWGEQRFFSQRQPDVFQNGVHWQEGLIGTNAIGTALETGSIVQVFHDEHFLTSNRFMTGSAAPLFDAERKMAGVLSISSDAYMPTAHTLGMVKLMSQAIENQLIASQFQSDHYLLWFNTSAENIDSQWSSLLVFNQQGMIVSANRRAEIVLGQDLALQQIEHIFDLKLDQLLSHPPFTPAAITSHAGFNFYSLITPPKTPQGRQIDYRQSTNKATASKVQAPLDLERLNMGDPRLAKAINQASRILNTDIPILIHGETGVGKEVFVNALHLSSERKQAPMIAVNCAAIPAELVESELFGYEKGAFTGASNKGYIGLIRKADKGTLFLDELGDMPLNVQARLLRVLQERKVTPLGSTTSYPVDFKLVSATNRQLKQDVERGTFRQDLYYRVSGLNLSLPALRERSDIDALVSYLLAKYAQQGQQPRISIEVLSMFKSHPWPGNIRQMVSVIQIALAMAGNDTIRIEHLPDDFLHDLAQHQPSYPDAEPTDGLPIAATVESIMIDHSDDDSWLTVYEQQGRNVSATAKALNISRNTLYKRLREQGLR; encoded by the coding sequence ATGGACAACAAACATCAATCAATCATCAAGCAATCTTGGCAACGCTGCCGAGATGCCGGACTGGTCCACCACAGCCATCCGATCATCGAAATGGAAACTGGCCACGCGTTCGACCTCACATTGGAAGAGCACTCGGGCCTGATCGCCACCACCCAACAAAAAGTCCTGCCCTTTTACGACAGCTTGTTGGCCAACAGTAATTGCCTGATCACTTTAGCCAACCCACAAGGTCAAGTACTCAACAGTTGGGGCGAACAACGATTTTTCTCGCAACGCCAACCTGATGTGTTTCAAAACGGTGTTCATTGGCAGGAGGGACTGATCGGCACCAATGCGATTGGTACGGCGCTGGAAACAGGGTCGATTGTGCAGGTATTTCACGATGAACACTTTCTTACTTCCAATCGTTTTATGACCGGTTCTGCGGCTCCGCTATTTGATGCCGAGCGTAAAATGGCGGGGGTGCTGTCGATCTCGAGCGATGCTTACATGCCAACCGCACACACACTGGGAATGGTGAAGCTGATGTCACAAGCGATAGAAAACCAGCTCATCGCGTCGCAGTTTCAATCTGACCACTACCTGCTGTGGTTCAACACCAGCGCAGAGAACATTGATAGTCAGTGGTCATCACTGTTGGTTTTCAACCAGCAAGGGATGATCGTTTCAGCCAATCGCCGCGCCGAAATCGTGCTTGGTCAGGATTTGGCATTGCAACAAATTGAACACATTTTTGACCTTAAACTCGACCAGTTACTCTCCCACCCTCCCTTTACCCCGGCTGCGATCACCAGCCATGCGGGCTTTAATTTTTATTCATTGATCACGCCGCCGAAGACCCCTCAAGGTCGACAAATCGACTATCGCCAATCGACCAACAAAGCGACCGCCTCAAAGGTGCAAGCACCACTAGACTTAGAGCGCCTTAATATGGGCGACCCTCGCTTGGCCAAAGCGATCAACCAAGCCAGTCGTATTCTCAACACCGACATTCCGATTTTGATTCATGGTGAAACGGGCGTGGGCAAAGAGGTGTTTGTTAATGCGCTACATTTGTCGAGTGAACGTAAACAGGCACCGATGATCGCGGTCAACTGTGCCGCGATACCCGCTGAGTTGGTCGAATCAGAGCTATTTGGCTACGAAAAAGGCGCCTTTACCGGCGCCAGCAACAAAGGCTACATCGGTCTGATCCGTAAGGCAGACAAAGGCACGCTCTTTCTTGATGAACTGGGCGATATGCCGCTCAACGTTCAAGCGCGGCTGCTGCGCGTGTTGCAAGAGCGTAAGGTGACACCACTTGGCTCGACCACTTCTTATCCGGTCGATTTTAAATTAGTTTCGGCGACCAACCGTCAATTAAAACAAGACGTAGAGCGCGGCACATTTCGCCAAGATCTCTACTATCGCGTCAGTGGGCTCAATCTATCGTTACCTGCTCTGCGCGAGCGTAGCGACATCGATGCGCTGGTCAGTTATCTGCTCGCCAAATATGCGCAGCAAGGTCAACAACCAAGAATCAGCATCGAAGTGCTGTCGATGTTCAAGTCTCACCCTTGGCCGGGCAATATTCGTCAGATGGTCAGCGTGATTCAAATTGCGCTGGCGATGGCGGGCAACGACACCATTCGCATTGAGCACCTTCCGGATGACTTTCTGCATGATTTGGCGCAGCACCAGCCGAGCTATCCTGACGCCGAGCCAACTGACGGTTTGCCTATCGCCGCGACAGTAGAATCAATCATGATTGACCACAGCGATGACGACTCGTGGTTAACGGTTTATGAACAACAGGGTCGCAATGTGTCTGCGACGGCTAAGGCGTTGAACATAAGCCGTAATACCCTGTATAAGCGCCTTAGAGAGCAAGGGTTACGTTAA
- a CDS encoding carbohydrate ABC transporter permease: protein MTKSKYTRYTQIVGLALYIICLMLPIYWLLNMSFKENQEILGGLSFFPENWTFKNYATIFSDSSWYMGYVNSIIYVVMNMVITLTVALPAAYAFSRFKFVGDKHLFFWLLTNRMAPPAVFLLPFFQLYSSVGLFDTHIAVALAHCLFNVPLAVWILEGFMSSVPREIDETAYIDGYSFPKFFIKIFLPMIRSGIGVSAFFCFMFSWVELLLARTLTSVDAKPISAVMTRTVSASGIDWGVLAAAGVLTILPGILVIWFVRNHVAKGFALGRV from the coding sequence ATGACAAAATCTAAATACACACGCTACACCCAGATTGTAGGTCTGGCGCTGTACATCATCTGTTTGATGCTGCCAATTTACTGGCTGCTCAACATGTCGTTTAAAGAGAACCAAGAGATCTTGGGCGGGCTGAGCTTCTTCCCAGAGAATTGGACCTTTAAAAACTACGCAACCATCTTTTCCGACTCAAGTTGGTACATGGGCTACGTGAACTCAATCATCTATGTGGTGATGAACATGGTGATCACGTTAACTGTGGCCTTACCTGCCGCTTATGCGTTCTCACGCTTTAAGTTTGTTGGTGATAAGCATCTATTTTTCTGGCTGCTAACCAACCGTATGGCACCACCAGCGGTGTTCTTGTTGCCATTCTTCCAGCTTTATTCATCGGTCGGTCTGTTTGATACCCATATTGCGGTCGCCCTGGCGCACTGTTTGTTCAACGTGCCACTGGCGGTATGGATTCTGGAAGGTTTCATGTCGAGTGTTCCCCGTGAAATCGATGAAACCGCTTATATCGATGGTTACAGCTTTCCCAAGTTTTTCATCAAAATCTTTTTGCCGATGATCCGTTCGGGGATTGGGGTCTCGGCTTTTTTCTGCTTCATGTTCAGTTGGGTCGAACTGCTGCTCGCTCGAACCTTGACCTCGGTTGATGCCAAGCCGATTTCAGCGGTGATGACTCGTACGGTCAGTGCTTCAGGTATTGATTGGGGAGTATTGGCGGCAGCCGGTGTGCTGACCATTCTACCGGGCATTTTAGTTATCTGGTTTGTAAGAAACCACGTCGCGAAAGGCTTCGCGCTAGGTCGAGTTTAA
- a CDS encoding TDT family transporter — MIKTAKAKVMGAPTPMAGLALGIASLGWCWENAATLNGYAQWSGAVIASVLLLVLATKFLFHRHLLREDLAHPVVGSVVPTFAMATMVVSNSLGHFFPLAGDTLWLVAVGLHIVFLISFVYHRMQGFELHHMLPSWFVPPVGIIVADVSFSGNPALAVIANGALLFGMLAYAAMLPMMIYRLMFTHEIPDAAKPTIAIMAAPASLSLAGYLTVTAEPSPVIIGLLFGIAVLMTAIIYLAFIKLLRLPFSPGYAAFTFPMVIGATAQFKLAAWMQQTGMEHQYVAQIRGLANFELIVATLVVGYVALRYATFYGGADRRVLSLT; from the coding sequence ATGATCAAAACAGCAAAAGCAAAAGTGATGGGTGCGCCAACACCTATGGCGGGCTTGGCCCTTGGTATTGCCAGTTTAGGTTGGTGTTGGGAAAACGCTGCCACGCTGAATGGTTACGCCCAGTGGTCTGGGGCAGTGATAGCGAGCGTATTGCTATTGGTGTTAGCGACTAAGTTTCTATTCCACCGCCACCTACTACGCGAAGATCTTGCGCATCCCGTGGTGGGCAGTGTCGTCCCCACCTTCGCGATGGCCACTATGGTGGTGTCAAACTCACTTGGTCACTTTTTTCCGCTCGCGGGTGACACGCTATGGCTCGTCGCCGTTGGGCTGCATATTGTGTTTCTAATCAGCTTTGTCTATCACCGCATGCAGGGGTTTGAGCTGCACCATATGCTGCCGAGTTGGTTTGTGCCTCCAGTAGGGATTATTGTTGCGGATGTTTCTTTCTCAGGAAACCCAGCACTGGCTGTGATTGCAAATGGCGCGCTATTGTTTGGCATGTTGGCCTACGCTGCGATGCTACCTATGATGATCTATCGCTTAATGTTTACTCATGAGATCCCTGATGCCGCGAAACCGACCATAGCCATCATGGCGGCGCCAGCCAGCTTGTCACTTGCGGGTTATCTGACCGTGACCGCTGAACCTTCGCCGGTCATCATTGGCTTGTTGTTTGGTATTGCCGTGTTGATGACAGCGATCATCTACCTTGCGTTTATCAAACTACTGAGACTGCCATTTAGTCCGGGTTACGCGGCGTTCACCTTTCCAATGGTGATTGGTGCGACGGCTCAGTTCAAGTTAGCCGCCTGGATGCAACAAACGGGGATGGAGCACCAATACGTTGCCCAAATTCGCGGCTTGGCGAACTTTGAGCTCATCGTCGCTACGCTAGTGGTGGGTTATGTTGCGCTACGCTACGCCACCTTCTACGGTGGCGCTGATCGACGAGTGTTATCGTTAACGTAA
- a CDS encoding copper homeostasis protein CutC, with product MNYRVEVCIDNLESLHNAIAGGASRIELCSALTLGGLTPSFGLMKKARQLSDIAIYAMIRPRQGDFVFDQDDTEAMLLDIEAAAEAGLDGVVLGALTPSGDVDLDLMQQLCERAKLYELGITFHRAIDQCRDWSHALEQVIALGCERILSSGQAENVELGRNTLRAMVKQADGRISIMAGAGLTVDNAVEVVRHSGAREVHLSGKTTRPSKMQISNYSAKMGENSLDDMQIPVTNPGAIEKVVKALSS from the coding sequence ATGAACTACCGCGTTGAAGTTTGTATCGATAACCTAGAATCTCTCCACAATGCCATAGCGGGTGGGGCAAGCCGAATAGAGCTGTGCTCAGCGCTAACCTTAGGCGGATTAACCCCAAGCTTTGGTTTGATGAAAAAAGCCCGTCAACTGAGTGATATTGCCATTTACGCTATGATTCGCCCACGCCAAGGGGATTTTGTGTTTGATCAAGACGACACCGAAGCGATGTTGCTCGACATTGAAGCCGCAGCAGAAGCAGGGCTTGATGGCGTGGTGCTGGGCGCTCTGACTCCGAGCGGTGATGTTGATCTCGATCTGATGCAGCAGTTATGTGAACGCGCCAAACTCTATGAACTTGGCATTACCTTTCACCGCGCTATTGACCAATGCCGTGACTGGTCACACGCACTTGAGCAGGTGATCGCTTTAGGCTGTGAACGGATCTTGAGTTCCGGTCAGGCCGAAAATGTCGAGCTAGGCCGCAACACGCTGCGTGCCATGGTCAAACAAGCGGATGGTCGTATCTCTATTATGGCTGGCGCTGGGCTAACCGTAGACAACGCCGTCGAAGTCGTTCGCCATTCAGGGGCAAGGGAGGTTCACTTATCAGGAAAAACGACCCGCCCAAGCAAAATGCAAATATCGAATTACAGTGCGAAGATGGGCGAAAACTCACTCGATGACATGCAAATTCCAGTCACCAATCCAGGTGCGATTGAAAAGGTCGTAAAAGCTCTCAGTTCTTAA
- a CDS encoding carbohydrate ABC transporter permease has protein sequence MDKVANNRAWFLVLPVFALVAFSAIVPLMTVVNYSLQDIFDANTAYFVGTEWYRETLNDERLHGALLRQFGFTFTILLIEVPLGIIVALTMPTKGKWSAFCLIVLAIPLLIPLNVVGTIWQIFGRADIGLFGWALNGMGIDYNYAGNPIDAWLTVILMDVWHWTSLIALLCYSGLRAIPDAYYQAANIDRASTWSIIRYIQLPKLKSVLLIGILIRFMDSFMIYTEPFVLTGGGPGNSTTFLSQTLTKMAIGQFDIGPAAAFSIIYFLIILLVSWVFYTAMTHGENK, from the coding sequence ATGGATAAAGTTGCCAATAACCGCGCTTGGTTTTTAGTGCTGCCGGTATTTGCGCTGGTGGCATTCAGTGCCATTGTGCCGCTGATGACAGTGGTGAACTACTCACTACAAGATATTTTTGATGCCAACACCGCCTACTTTGTCGGCACGGAGTGGTATCGCGAAACACTCAATGATGAGCGGTTGCACGGCGCACTGCTGCGTCAGTTTGGTTTTACCTTCACCATTTTGCTGATTGAAGTACCGCTCGGGATCATCGTCGCGCTCACCATGCCAACCAAAGGTAAATGGTCTGCCTTCTGCCTGATTGTACTGGCGATTCCATTGCTGATCCCGCTTAACGTGGTCGGTACTATCTGGCAGATATTTGGCCGCGCTGACATTGGCTTGTTTGGTTGGGCATTGAATGGCATGGGGATTGACTACAACTACGCCGGCAACCCGATTGATGCTTGGCTGACGGTAATTTTAATGGATGTGTGGCACTGGACGTCGTTGATTGCGCTGCTGTGTTACTCAGGCTTGCGTGCGATTCCAGATGCCTACTATCAGGCGGCGAATATCGACCGAGCGTCGACGTGGTCAATCATTCGCTATATCCAACTGCCGAAGCTCAAGAGCGTACTGCTGATCGGTATTCTGATCCGCTTTATGGATAGCTTCATGATCTACACCGAACCTTTTGTATTGACCGGCGGTGGACCCGGTAACTCGACCACCTTCCTCAGTCAGACATTGACCAAAATGGCGATTGGTCAGTTTGATATCGGCCCAGCAGCGGCATTCTCAATCATCTACTTCTTGATCATCCTCTTGGTGAGCTGGGTGTTCTACACCGCAATGACCCACGGTGAAAATAAGTAA
- a CDS encoding LysR substrate-binding domain-containing protein — MASNISLKQLKVFIAITQHDTLTAAAEALFLSKAAVSMALSELEKQIGHALFDRVNNRLILNQEGQKLLPLADELIERAHTIEQLFDNDQALSGQLRIGASDTIGNQVAPYLLSDFRRDTQHHAQSLLISNSALICEKLVDYELDLALIEGKTLHPQLISHPFSQDEMCVVCSPDSPLLAQPFGIGDLENSEWILREPGSGSREFFLRVVAPRIEHWHEAFQLNTTEALINSVSAGLGLACLSKLAAQPALNDGRVVELKLSLDMKRRYWLLVHKEKYQSPLLKTFINYCHQWRKDSPLKSQN; from the coding sequence ATGGCGTCCAACATTTCGCTCAAACAACTCAAAGTTTTTATCGCGATCACCCAGCACGATACCCTCACCGCTGCGGCCGAAGCCTTGTTTCTCTCCAAAGCAGCGGTGAGCATGGCACTGTCTGAACTGGAAAAACAGATCGGCCACGCGCTGTTTGACCGAGTGAATAACCGCCTCATTCTCAATCAAGAGGGCCAGAAACTCCTACCTTTGGCAGATGAACTGATTGAGCGAGCGCACACCATAGAGCAGCTGTTTGATAACGACCAAGCGCTATCTGGTCAGCTGCGTATTGGCGCCAGTGACACCATTGGCAATCAAGTTGCACCTTATTTGCTCAGCGACTTTCGCCGCGACACGCAACACCATGCGCAAAGCTTGCTGATCTCTAACTCAGCGTTAATTTGTGAGAAACTGGTCGACTATGAGCTTGACCTAGCGCTGATCGAAGGAAAAACCCTTCACCCACAACTTATCTCCCACCCTTTCAGCCAAGATGAAATGTGTGTGGTGTGTTCACCTGACTCACCACTGCTCGCTCAGCCATTCGGAATTGGGGACTTGGAAAACAGTGAGTGGATCTTGCGCGAACCCGGCTCTGGCTCTCGAGAGTTTTTCTTGCGCGTGGTGGCGCCGCGAATCGAGCACTGGCACGAAGCGTTTCAACTTAATACCACCGAGGCTTTGATCAATAGCGTCTCTGCGGGGCTGGGGTTAGCTTGCCTGTCTAAACTGGCCGCCCAGCCCGCCCTCAATGATGGCAGAGTGGTCGAGCTCAAATTGTCGCTCGACATGAAACGTCGCTATTGGTTGCTGGTGCACAAGGAGAAGTACCAGAGCCCGCTACTGAAAACCTTTATCAATTACTGTCATCAATGGCGCAAAGACTCGCCACTTAAGTCTCAGAATTGA